A single window of Pontibacillus chungwhensis DNA harbors:
- a CDS encoding sugar phosphate isomerase/epimerase family protein — MTNVFLNTVLLEKNRWEEGQNPSILVSEWISTINEAGFDGLELWQNHYAKSSPQEKEKIKDENFPVSLFNTYIKFEDGWEQERDNIAHMAHQLRCKGVKFNLGSSIENKEMYVTHIKEMLKQLPNTCQLLCECHAGTIMEDPEVAYALLDQIGSERVKIIIHPLQLHLNIEEWFTYFGSTITHAHISLYNQERFHRLRASERFVKERLKEIDRLQFYGTYSIEFTEGVATGEENPRDLLSHAEEDLLLLRHLLKELGA, encoded by the coding sequence ATGACGAACGTATTCTTAAATACTGTATTACTTGAAAAGAATCGGTGGGAAGAAGGTCAAAACCCTTCGATCCTTGTGAGTGAATGGATATCTACTATAAATGAGGCGGGCTTTGATGGTTTAGAATTATGGCAAAATCATTATGCAAAATCTTCTCCTCAAGAAAAGGAAAAAATTAAGGATGAGAACTTCCCTGTAAGTCTATTTAATACGTATATCAAATTTGAAGATGGTTGGGAACAAGAGAGGGACAACATTGCTCATATGGCCCACCAGCTTCGATGCAAGGGTGTGAAATTTAATCTCGGGAGCTCTATAGAGAACAAAGAAATGTATGTCACCCACATTAAGGAGATGCTGAAGCAATTGCCGAATACTTGCCAGCTCCTCTGCGAATGCCATGCAGGGACGATTATGGAAGACCCAGAAGTCGCATACGCTCTTCTAGATCAGATTGGTTCTGAACGAGTAAAGATTATCATCCACCCCTTACAACTTCATTTAAATATAGAGGAATGGTTTACCTATTTCGGGTCAACCATTACACATGCTCACATTAGTTTATACAACCAGGAAAGGTTTCATCGATTACGAGCTTCAGAAAGGTTTGTAAAAGAGCGTTTAAAGGAAATCGATCGTCTGCAGTTTTATGGGACCTATTCCATAGAATTTACGGAGGGTGTAGCTACAGGTGAAGAGAACCCAAGGGATCTTCTCTCACATGCAGAAGAAGATTTATTACTTCTAAGACATCTATTGAAAGAGTTAGGAGCATAG
- a CDS encoding carbohydrate ABC transporter permease — protein MFSRYKKRKAISYIVILFSSLIMLTPLVSAALNSLKSYKQYTAIPVEWIPNPFQWQNYIEVWKMTSMDTYAWNSLIVTVLSVAGALLSCSMVAYAFARLDFPFKNSLFVMVLGTLMIPPVVMIIPQFMIFNQMGLVDTLVPLWILEWLAQPFGVFLMRQAFLSIPKEYDEAAKLDGCNPFQTFWKVYLPMCKPQLATLTIFTFMTKWNEIMAPVIYLSSEDKFTLPIGILSMSGAWFGQEQYLVAAALMSLLPILIVFLLAEKYFVKGASSSGLK, from the coding sequence ATGTTTAGTCGATACAAAAAGAGAAAAGCCATAAGCTATATAGTCATTCTGTTTAGTTCTTTGATCATGCTGACTCCGCTTGTTAGTGCTGCACTTAATTCATTGAAGTCCTACAAACAATATACCGCGATACCGGTGGAGTGGATTCCAAATCCATTCCAGTGGCAGAATTATATCGAAGTGTGGAAGATGACCTCCATGGATACGTATGCCTGGAACAGTCTTATTGTAACCGTTCTCTCGGTTGCTGGGGCACTACTGTCTTGTTCCATGGTCGCTTATGCATTTGCTCGTTTAGATTTTCCTTTTAAGAACTCATTATTTGTTATGGTTCTAGGAACACTCATGATCCCACCCGTTGTCATGATCATTCCGCAATTTATGATCTTCAATCAAATGGGACTCGTCGATACGCTTGTTCCTCTGTGGATTCTAGAATGGTTAGCTCAGCCTTTTGGGGTCTTCTTGATGCGGCAAGCTTTTCTTTCGATACCAAAAGAATACGATGAGGCAGCTAAATTAGATGGGTGTAATCCATTTCAAACATTTTGGAAAGTATATTTACCGATGTGCAAGCCACAATTAGCTACTTTAACGATTTTTACATTTATGACCAAATGGAATGAGATTATGGCTCCTGTCATTTATTTATCATCGGAGGATAAATTCACGTTACCAATCGGTATATTATCCATGTCTGGAGCATGGTTTGGTCAGGAACAATATTTAGTTGCTGCCGCTCTTATGTCGTTATTACCTATACTAATTGTGTTTTTATTAGCTGAGAAATACTTTGTTAAAGGGGCAAGCTCTTCGGGACTCAAGTAA
- a CDS encoding Gfo/Idh/MocA family protein, producing the protein MNLSVCVIGVGIIAKHHLEAISKFPELKLLAVADIDSNKAMKIASQYGVKGYSAYQEMIVKEAPDLVINTLPHFLHKEATIFAAKEDCHILLEKPMALTSEECQEIRECVKASGVKLMVAHTQHYLAENIVAKNYIDTHDLGPLLMVNDARHVSYFHPDRPKWFLEKKKAGGGILMNLGAHSIDKIQWLTQSTFSYIKANLHYPDPQQQTDVEGSGTVYLETSDGVPVTISMSGFTVIPTQRTELIFKRGMVKIEMGEGVFVSHDGNELTLKVPKFPDPFILQLEDMMKRIRDETCGNGQYGQSIIQIIEGIYKSDQLKKGINLGTG; encoded by the coding sequence ATGAATTTATCTGTATGTGTAATAGGAGTTGGTATTATTGCTAAGCATCATCTAGAAGCAATAAGTAAATTTCCTGAACTAAAGCTTTTAGCTGTTGCAGATATTGATTCTAATAAAGCAATGAAAATCGCTTCACAATACGGAGTTAAAGGATATAGCGCCTACCAGGAAATGATTGTGAAAGAAGCTCCGGATCTCGTCATCAATACTCTTCCGCATTTTCTGCATAAAGAGGCAACTATTTTTGCTGCAAAAGAAGACTGTCATATTTTATTGGAAAAACCCATGGCTTTAACTTCAGAAGAGTGCCAAGAAATTAGAGAGTGTGTAAAGGCTAGTGGAGTAAAGCTTATGGTTGCCCATACCCAACACTATTTGGCGGAAAATATAGTAGCGAAAAATTATATAGATACCCATGATTTAGGTCCGCTATTAATGGTGAACGATGCCAGGCACGTCTCGTATTTCCATCCTGATCGCCCTAAATGGTTCTTAGAAAAGAAAAAGGCGGGAGGGGGGATTCTAATGAATCTCGGTGCACATTCCATCGACAAAATCCAGTGGCTTACACAGTCTACATTTTCATACATTAAAGCAAATCTCCATTATCCAGATCCACAGCAACAAACGGATGTAGAAGGAAGTGGAACGGTCTATTTAGAAACGAGTGACGGAGTGCCTGTCACGATTTCAATGTCAGGTTTTACGGTTATTCCAACGCAGCGCACAGAATTAATTTTTAAACGAGGAATGGTCAAAATAGAAATGGGTGAAGGGGTGTTCGTTAGCCACGATGGAAACGAGCTGACATTAAAAGTCCCAAAATTCCCCGATCCATTTATTTTACAATTAGAAGATATGATGAAAAGGATTCGAGATGAAACGTGTGGAAATGGGCAATACGGTCAATCCATTATTCAAATTATTGAAGGCATCTACAAATCGGATCAATTAAAAAAAGGAATAAATTTGGGTACTGGTTAA
- a CDS encoding response regulator transcription factor, whose translation MMYKVLIVDDEKLIKRSLSALLKKHSTGFQLVGEAKDGEEALELVQMHHPHLIITDIRMPKLNGLDFIQKARSLNQQIKFMILSGYDEFTYAQQALRYGVNDFLLKPIKPELFLTALETVRNEIELESPSKAERQEQLSFITLTAEDISHLIWMLEEQELVSKVKETHAYLLQKHTTQLTMKGFYEDLVTYVSSTLEKRVKEMKNVIIPEITFPYGSDELHNRFLTYCQEWMILLKQVRNIGHKTTILNGVDYINTHFADHALTLQKVATIVGMSPSYFSMEFKKEMGESYKCYVTKLRIEKAKTLLKNPLSKSYDIAESVGYGDYPHFTKTFKKSTGYTPTQFRKRFGID comes from the coding sequence ATGATGTATAAGGTGTTAATAGTAGATGATGAGAAATTAATTAAAAGAAGCCTATCAGCCTTACTTAAAAAACATAGCACTGGATTTCAACTTGTCGGAGAAGCCAAAGACGGTGAGGAAGCGCTCGAGCTTGTTCAAATGCACCATCCTCACCTAATTATCACAGACATTCGAATGCCTAAACTAAACGGGTTAGACTTTATTCAAAAAGCTAGATCCTTAAATCAGCAGATCAAATTTATGATCTTATCAGGGTATGATGAATTCACCTATGCCCAACAAGCTCTCAGGTATGGGGTGAATGACTTTCTTTTAAAACCGATAAAACCTGAACTATTTCTAACCGCCTTAGAAACTGTCCGTAATGAAATCGAACTAGAATCCCCTTCAAAGGCAGAACGGCAAGAGCAGCTCAGTTTCATCACGTTAACAGCAGAAGATATTAGTCATCTTATATGGATGCTTGAAGAACAAGAACTCGTTAGCAAAGTTAAAGAAACTCATGCCTACCTACTGCAAAAACATACAACACAGCTTACTATGAAGGGCTTCTATGAAGACCTTGTTACTTATGTATCAAGTACGCTTGAGAAACGGGTGAAAGAGATGAAAAATGTCATCATTCCTGAAATAACGTTCCCATACGGATCTGATGAGCTTCATAATCGTTTCCTAACGTACTGCCAGGAATGGATGATTCTTTTAAAACAGGTAAGGAACATTGGCCATAAGACTACAATTCTGAATGGTGTTGACTATATAAACACTCATTTTGCTGACCATGCTCTGACCCTTCAGAAGGTGGCAACCATTGTGGGGATGTCCCCTTCTTATTTCAGCATGGAATTTAAGAAGGAAATGGGAGAGAGCTATAAATGCTATGTAACAAAACTTCGTATAGAGAAAGCGAAGACTTTATTAAAGAATCCTCTGTCCAAAAGTTATGATATAGCGGAGTCTGTTGGTTATGGGGATTACCCTCACTTTACGAAAACATTTAAAAAGTCTACAGGGTATACCCCTACGCAGTTCAGGAAGCGTTTTGGAATCGATTAA
- a CDS encoding rRNA methyltransferase — translation MWKSVDGRLVQATDNSRVKFRTNISKTVLNNLKKMADDHNTHVNYLLESGLRNLLEQGEIMYSKESRPKDRVQYKTTYNQELLESTKDFAKKHDLRTNDIIEFSVQFIDINKSKDRAHRYRIEK, via the coding sequence ATGTGGAAATCAGTTGATGGAAGACTCGTACAAGCTACTGATAATTCGAGAGTTAAATTCAGAACCAACATTAGTAAAACAGTGCTCAATAATTTAAAAAAGATGGCAGATGATCACAACACACATGTAAATTATTTATTAGAAAGTGGCCTAAGAAATCTCCTGGAACAAGGGGAAATTATGTACAGCAAAGAATCCAGACCTAAAGATCGTGTTCAATATAAAACTACATACAACCAAGAGCTATTAGAATCTACAAAAGATTTTGCTAAAAAGCATGACTTAAGGACAAACGATATTATTGAATTTAGTGTTCAATTTATTGATATTAATAAGAGCAAGGATAGGGCACATAGATATAGGATAGAAAAGTAA
- a CDS encoding ABC transporter substrate-binding protein, with amino-acid sequence MNRSCKLGLFLLFSMVLTLGLVGCSNESSSDGKDSDEKVEITLGYYSSGSADEKMEELIDQFEEKHPNIKVKTQNAPYSQFFQKLDTQIAGNNAPDVWLSDGVLVSKYAERGAAKDVSEWIERDLNKDEYYGLDFNKDANGKYFAVPQGIQIGALFYNKDMFDEAGVDYPDDDWSWEDLQEAAAKLTIDAEGNRATDSKFNEDAVNQYGMTFFNITEGWMPVLKSFGGGVLDEELKNSVIDSPENEEAVKWMVEGMEKGILTDPSDLQSFQSPMSPFPSGTAAMRIGIYARVLAANETGINYDVSVLPKGPDGKRFAPVIANSWIVNNNSSDAKAEAAWEWVKFWVTEDDVQKEWAELGEAVPVKKSVANSDLFLNSGENKINKQAFLDSFEFAGTLDTNAVWSEWLQKFNDNINRAFLNETSVEEALKQADKEVTKVLEDFYKK; translated from the coding sequence ATGAATCGTTCATGTAAGCTTGGCCTATTTCTTTTATTTTCTATGGTTTTAACTTTAGGACTTGTAGGTTGCAGTAATGAGTCTAGTTCAGACGGTAAAGATTCAGATGAAAAGGTAGAAATCACATTAGGCTATTATTCTTCAGGAAGTGCTGATGAGAAAATGGAAGAGCTTATTGATCAATTTGAAGAGAAACATCCAAATATAAAAGTGAAAACACAGAACGCTCCTTATTCGCAGTTCTTTCAGAAATTAGACACACAGATTGCTGGGAATAACGCTCCTGATGTTTGGTTATCAGATGGCGTGCTTGTATCAAAGTATGCAGAGCGAGGAGCGGCTAAAGATGTATCAGAATGGATTGAAAGAGATTTAAACAAAGATGAGTACTATGGACTCGACTTTAATAAAGATGCTAACGGAAAATATTTTGCGGTTCCTCAAGGGATTCAGATAGGAGCTCTTTTTTATAACAAGGATATGTTTGATGAAGCAGGTGTAGACTACCCGGATGATGATTGGTCGTGGGAAGATCTACAAGAAGCGGCTGCCAAGCTAACGATTGATGCAGAAGGAAATCGTGCGACGGATTCTAAATTTAATGAGGATGCTGTAAACCAATACGGAATGACATTCTTTAATATTACAGAAGGTTGGATGCCTGTCCTTAAATCATTCGGTGGTGGCGTATTGGATGAGGAGTTAAAGAATTCTGTCATAGACTCTCCTGAGAATGAAGAAGCGGTTAAGTGGATGGTAGAAGGGATGGAAAAAGGAATCTTAACAGACCCTTCAGATTTACAAAGTTTCCAAAGTCCTATGTCTCCTTTCCCTAGTGGGACAGCAGCCATGAGAATTGGAATCTACGCCCGCGTATTAGCAGCGAATGAGACAGGAATTAATTATGATGTCTCTGTATTACCAAAGGGTCCTGATGGTAAGCGATTTGCTCCTGTTATTGCAAACTCATGGATCGTAAATAACAATAGTTCAGATGCGAAAGCAGAAGCTGCCTGGGAATGGGTGAAATTCTGGGTTACAGAAGATGATGTTCAAAAGGAATGGGCAGAATTAGGGGAAGCGGTACCGGTCAAAAAGTCCGTTGCGAATTCAGATTTATTCTTAAATTCTGGAGAGAACAAGATTAACAAGCAAGCCTTTTTAGATAGCTTTGAATTTGCCGGGACTCTTGATACAAATGCGGTTTGGTCAGAGTGGCTCCAAAAGTTTAACGATAACATTAACCGAGCATTTTTAAATGAAACAAGTGTTGAAGAGGCGTTAAAACAAGCTGACAAAGAAGTAACGAAAGTTTTGGAGGATTTTTATAAGAAATAA
- a CDS encoding sensor histidine kinase: MKNLFHKRSIQTKLLWVIIVFVCTPLLVFGYVWYNKTTSTIEDNSVRSSQQLLKQTKEYLSFYLADLKKATTPLLTNASIQNYLKSNKEPHTRFDQYVETKKVQEEALGQIIKGRSDVFGMSLVSRNGDQEHNYTNVKQFIDMKRIEKRNKELWRTKEQYKSYEMLGLEFYQSTPTLTVVQKIYDQNTYDTIGLLVIDLHLNQTASILNEITNDHFDQIWLVDEDHNILYNPDSKELGETFTYDLTSKQPFIINKNQPKTLMVYEPLKDPNWTIVASVPLETTMSHLMDLRNYTIWIGLALVGLAILFVGGFSFTLTYSLKHLQILMRQVSAGQFPKQEPRPLALYHHDEISELYTSFYKMTEKLSALIQEIRLSKLKEQELLLKTKEAELQAMQSQINPHFLYNTLEIINSYAIIEDQMEISRMTTSLADMFRYNVSNTKKVVSLREELQHIKAYFNIQLERFEDLEVYIDVDDSLTSDIQTSRLTLQPLIENAFLHGYEEHALEPTFIGITGAKTHEGYLLAIEDHGRGMSPEILDIYNTAFTHHKEPSLEYRTTRRIGMMNVHKRIVTEFGHPYGLFIHKSDSTGTVVTIHLPYLTNEQ, translated from the coding sequence TTGAAAAATCTCTTCCATAAGAGGTCGATTCAAACGAAATTGCTATGGGTCATTATCGTCTTTGTCTGCACACCTTTACTTGTCTTTGGTTACGTTTGGTATAACAAAACAACTAGCACGATAGAAGACAATTCCGTAAGGTCCAGTCAACAATTGCTTAAACAAACAAAAGAATATCTTTCCTTTTACTTAGCAGATTTAAAGAAAGCCACCACTCCGCTTCTGACCAACGCTTCTATTCAAAATTACTTGAAGTCAAACAAAGAGCCTCATACACGTTTTGATCAGTATGTGGAAACAAAGAAGGTTCAAGAAGAAGCACTTGGACAAATTATTAAAGGTCGTTCTGATGTTTTCGGAATGTCGTTAGTCAGTAGGAATGGGGATCAAGAACATAACTATACAAATGTGAAACAATTTATTGATATGAAGCGGATTGAGAAGAGAAATAAAGAGTTATGGAGAACAAAAGAACAATATAAAAGCTACGAAATGTTAGGACTTGAGTTCTATCAATCTACCCCTACTCTGACAGTTGTCCAAAAAATATATGACCAAAATACGTACGATACGATTGGTTTACTTGTGATTGACCTTCACCTTAATCAAACCGCTTCAATTCTAAATGAAATTACAAACGATCATTTTGATCAAATTTGGTTAGTCGATGAAGACCACAACATTCTCTACAATCCTGATTCGAAAGAGTTAGGAGAAACGTTTACCTATGATCTAACATCCAAGCAGCCATTTATAATTAATAAAAATCAGCCGAAAACATTAATGGTGTATGAACCCCTAAAGGATCCGAACTGGACGATTGTGGCAAGCGTCCCTCTAGAAACTACGATGAGTCACCTGATGGATCTCAGAAACTACACTATTTGGATTGGCCTAGCACTAGTAGGTCTCGCCATCCTTTTTGTTGGAGGTTTTTCCTTTACGTTAACCTATTCCCTGAAGCACCTTCAGATCCTCATGAGACAAGTTTCTGCAGGGCAATTTCCAAAGCAAGAACCACGTCCCTTAGCTTTGTATCACCATGATGAGATTAGTGAGTTATATACTAGTTTTTACAAGATGACTGAAAAGCTCTCAGCCCTCATTCAAGAGATTCGCCTTTCTAAACTAAAAGAACAAGAGTTATTACTTAAGACAAAAGAAGCTGAGCTACAAGCGATGCAATCTCAAATTAACCCTCACTTCTTATACAACACGCTAGAAATTATTAATTCTTACGCCATTATTGAGGACCAGATGGAGATTAGCCGTATGACGACCTCTCTTGCTGATATGTTTCGGTATAACGTAAGCAACACGAAGAAAGTAGTCTCTCTTCGGGAAGAACTACAACATATAAAAGCCTATTTCAATATTCAATTGGAGCGTTTTGAGGACTTAGAGGTTTATATAGATGTAGATGATTCACTTACTTCTGACATTCAAACCTCCCGTTTAACCCTTCAACCTCTCATTGAGAATGCTTTCTTACATGGCTATGAAGAGCATGCACTAGAACCGACCTTTATAGGAATTACAGGAGCTAAGACCCACGAGGGATATCTTTTAGCGATTGAAGACCATGGTAGAGGAATGTCACCAGAAATCTTGGATATCTATAACACTGCGTTCACTCACCATAAAGAGCCTTCTCTTGAATATAGGACAACGAGAAGAATTGGAATGATGAATGTGCATAAAAGGATCGTCACAGAATTTGGTCATCCATATGGTTTGTTCATACACAAATCTGATTCAACTGGCACTGTTGTTACCATTCACTTGCCTTATCTCACAAATGAACAGTAA
- a CDS encoding carbohydrate ABC transporter permease, translating into MPKLARKKKDLNDRKRKLSTEGRWGFLMVSPYLLQFLVFLLFPLVASLYFSFSKYDMLNPPEWIGIENYTTLVQDPVFHKALWNTLYFTLLFVPAQTILALLLAVALNQSLKGLKFFRIAHFIPVICSWTVVLYVADAILNPRFGLANTILLKLGEKPQQWLSDEALIIPVLVAVAVWKGVGYMMIIFLAGLQNVPEDLYEAAEIEGAGIWKKFRHVTVPLISGTTFLVLVLTTITTFQSFEQIYVMTSHLGDVTSAGGPNNASMVLMLYLFQQGFSFLKMGYASAIAWVLFIILFGITMIQLKLQNKWVYYEK; encoded by the coding sequence ATGCCAAAACTTGCACGTAAAAAGAAAGATCTGAATGATCGTAAACGAAAGCTTTCAACAGAAGGGAGATGGGGATTCCTGATGGTATCCCCGTACCTTCTTCAGTTCTTGGTTTTCTTATTATTTCCTTTAGTCGCTTCCTTGTATTTTAGTTTCTCAAAATATGACATGTTGAATCCTCCTGAATGGATTGGTATAGAAAACTATACTACCCTTGTTCAAGACCCTGTGTTCCACAAAGCTCTTTGGAATACATTATATTTCACGCTTTTGTTTGTCCCTGCACAAACGATTCTTGCTTTGCTCCTTGCTGTTGCTCTAAATCAGAGTTTAAAAGGATTGAAATTTTTTAGAATTGCCCATTTTATCCCTGTGATCTGCTCCTGGACTGTTGTTCTATACGTTGCAGATGCAATCCTAAACCCCAGGTTCGGTCTTGCTAATACAATCCTTTTAAAGTTAGGGGAGAAGCCCCAACAATGGTTGAGTGATGAGGCGCTAATTATACCGGTTCTTGTAGCTGTTGCGGTGTGGAAAGGCGTTGGTTATATGATGATCATCTTCTTAGCTGGGTTACAGAATGTCCCTGAGGATTTATATGAGGCAGCTGAAATAGAAGGAGCAGGGATCTGGAAGAAATTCAGACATGTAACCGTTCCCTTGATATCAGGGACCACTTTTCTAGTCTTAGTCTTAACGACCATAACAACCTTTCAATCTTTCGAACAGATCTACGTTATGACTAGCCATTTAGGCGATGTAACATCGGCTGGAGGACCGAATAACGCCAGTATGGTTCTTATGCTATATCTTTTCCAGCAAGGATTTTCGTTCCTGAAAATGGGCTATGCTTCTGCAATTGCGTGGGTGCTGTTTATCATTTTGTTCGGCATTACAATGATTCAATTAAAGTTGCAAAATAAATGGGTGTATTATGAGAAATAG